A stretch of Blastocatellia bacterium DNA encodes these proteins:
- a CDS encoding ABC transporter ATP-binding protein, with amino-acid sequence MIATFGLTKYYETISAVKNVDLFIGHSEICGLIGPNGAGKTTLLKMLAGLLLPTSGRIEIAGEEVGAEPKKLHSFVGYLPDNFGLYDELTVWQFLDYFANAQNVEHLSIPRRIEKVLDVTRLVSKRNALVGTLSRGMRQRVLVAKTLLSHPKVLLFDEPASGLDPLARRELCELIKMLGSMGQTIIVSSHILSELADFCTSVAIMEQGRLVRSGRINDIVETLATGINVIIEIIEDLAEFDRLAARLRELPVVQKLTLSNYKLSFTFLGTRSDLAQLHRDVVLSHPGIVSFYEKQLTVEDVFMAVSSHQTS; translated from the coding sequence ATGATAGCTACTTTTGGCTTGACAAAGTATTATGAGACAATTTCAGCAGTAAAAAATGTAGATCTTTTTATAGGCCATAGTGAAATTTGCGGACTAATCGGCCCAAATGGAGCAGGCAAAACCACTCTCTTAAAAATGCTTGCAGGGCTTTTACTTCCTACTAGTGGACGTATTGAAATTGCTGGAGAAGAAGTAGGAGCAGAACCAAAAAAACTTCATTCCTTTGTAGGCTATTTACCAGATAATTTTGGCCTTTATGATGAACTAACTGTTTGGCAATTCTTAGACTATTTTGCTAATGCCCAAAACGTTGAGCATCTATCAATTCCTAGGCGTATTGAAAAAGTTTTGGATGTAACCCGACTTGTCTCTAAACGAAATGCTTTAGTTGGAACTCTATCACGAGGAATGAGACAACGTGTTTTAGTTGCAAAAACTCTCTTATCTCATCCTAAAGTTTTACTTTTTGATGAGCCTGCTTCTGGACTAGATCCTCTAGCAAGACGCGAACTTTGCGAGTTAATTAAAATGCTTGGTTCAATGGGGCAAACTATTATTGTTAGCTCTCATATTTTAAGCGAGTTAGCCGACTTTTGCACTTCTGTTGCAATTATGGAACAAGGGCGACTAGTTAGATCTGGAAGAATTAATGATATAGTAGAAACACTAGCAACAGGTATTAATGTAATTATAGAAATAATAGAAGATTTAGCAGAATTTGATAGACTAGCTGCTAGACTAAGAGAATTACCTGTAGTACAAAAACTTACTTTATCAAATTATAAATTAAGCTTTACTTTTTTGGGTACACGTTCAGACCTGGCACAACTACATAGGGATGTAGTATTAAGCCATCCAGGGATAGTATCTTTTTATGAGAAACAATTAACAGTTGAAGATGTATTTATGGCTGTTAGTAGTCATCAAACTTCTTAA